Proteins co-encoded in one Methylobacterium sp. WL1 genomic window:
- the dinB gene encoding DNA polymerase IV: protein MDPEVALRKIIHIDMDAFYASVEQRDDPVLRGLPLAVGGSRERGVVMAASYEARRFGVRSAMPSATARRLCPDLLFVKPRFEVYRAVSEEIRAVFARHTPVIEPVALDEAYLDVTENLLGLPTATAVAKAIRAEILERTGLVASAGVSYNKFLAKVASDFRKPDALFVITPSMGPDFVAALPIGRFHGVGPVTEAKMKRLGIETGADLRAWDPDRLRETFGSAGAYYHAVARGLDMRPVRAHRVRKSIGAETTFSEDTAAFTILAERLAPLFDKVWGGAEAKGMRARTVTLKLKFSDFAQVTRARSLPAPVADRAALERIGLELLSGLFPLRRSARLIGIALSGFEQGEKEEPLQLGLGL, encoded by the coding sequence ATGGATCCGGAGGTCGCGCTCCGCAAGATCATCCATATCGACATGGACGCGTTCTACGCCTCCGTGGAGCAGCGCGACGATCCCGTCCTGCGCGGGCTGCCGCTCGCCGTGGGCGGCTCCCGGGAGCGCGGCGTGGTGATGGCGGCGAGCTACGAGGCGCGGCGGTTCGGCGTGCGCTCGGCCATGCCGTCGGCCACCGCCCGGCGGCTCTGCCCGGACCTGCTGTTCGTCAAGCCGCGCTTCGAGGTCTACCGGGCGGTCTCCGAGGAGATCCGGGCGGTGTTCGCCCGGCACACGCCGGTGATCGAGCCGGTCGCCCTGGACGAGGCCTATCTCGACGTCACCGAGAACCTGCTGGGCCTTCCGACCGCGACCGCGGTCGCCAAGGCGATCCGGGCCGAGATCCTGGAGCGCACCGGCCTCGTCGCCTCGGCCGGGGTCTCGTACAACAAGTTCCTGGCCAAGGTCGCCTCCGACTTCAGGAAGCCCGACGCCCTGTTCGTCATTACCCCGTCCATGGGGCCGGATTTCGTCGCCGCCCTACCGATCGGTCGGTTCCACGGCGTCGGCCCGGTCACCGAAGCGAAGATGAAGCGGCTCGGCATCGAGACCGGGGCCGACCTGCGCGCCTGGGATCCGGACCGCCTGCGCGAGACCTTCGGGTCGGCCGGGGCCTATTACCACGCGGTCGCCCGTGGGCTCGACATGCGGCCGGTCCGCGCCCACCGGGTGCGCAAGTCGATCGGGGCGGAGACCACCTTCTCGGAGGATACGGCCGCCTTCACGATCCTGGCCGAGCGGCTCGCGCCCCTGTTCGACAAGGTCTGGGGCGGGGCCGAGGCCAAGGGGATGCGGGCCCGGACCGTGACCCTGAAGCTGAAGTTCTCGGATTTCGCCCAGGTCACCCGGGCGAGGTCCCTCCCCGCCCCGGTGGCCGATCGGGCCGCCCTGGAGCGGATCGGGCTGGAACTGCTCTCCGGCCTGTTCCCCCTCCGGCGCAGCGCGCGGCTGATCGGGATCGCACTCTCGGGCTTCGAGCAGGGGGAGAAGGAAGAGCCGCTGCAGCTTGGGCTCGGGCTCTGA
- the pncA gene encoding bifunctional nicotinamidase/pyrazinamidase, protein MTPGAADLLLVIDVQVDFLPGGALPVRDGDAVVAPINALQHRFRHVVLMQDWHPADHVSFAESHPGRAPFETVALPYGPQVLWPRHCVQGSLGAGFAPGLATDRASLVVRKGLDPRVDSYSAFLEADRITRTGLAGALAERGITRVVLCGLATDFCVLWSALDARDAGFEVQVMEDAVRGIDVDGSLARAWARMEAAGVRRIASAEIA, encoded by the coding sequence GTGACACCCGGCGCCGCCGACCTGCTCCTCGTCATCGACGTGCAGGTCGATTTCCTGCCGGGCGGGGCCCTCCCCGTCCGGGACGGCGACGCGGTGGTCGCGCCGATCAACGCGCTCCAGCACCGCTTCCGCCACGTGGTGCTGATGCAGGACTGGCATCCGGCCGACCACGTATCCTTCGCCGAAAGCCATCCCGGGCGGGCCCCGTTCGAGACCGTGGCGCTGCCCTATGGCCCACAGGTGCTGTGGCCTCGGCACTGCGTCCAGGGCAGCCTGGGCGCGGGCTTCGCGCCGGGGCTGGCCACCGACCGGGCGAGCCTGGTGGTCCGCAAGGGCCTGGACCCCCGGGTCGACAGCTATTCGGCGTTCCTGGAGGCCGACCGCATCACCCGCACCGGGCTCGCCGGCGCGCTGGCGGAACGCGGCATCACCCGCGTCGTCCTGTGCGGCCTCGCGACCGATTTCTGCGTGCTCTGGAGCGCGCTGGATGCCCGCGACGCGGGCTTCGAGGTCCAGGTGATGGAGGATGCCGTGCGCGGGATCGACGTGGACGGCTCGCTCGCCCGGGCCTGGGCCCGGATGGAGGCGGCCGGCGTGCGCCGGATCGCGTCGGCCGAGATCGCGTAG
- a CDS encoding quinone oxidoreductase, producing the protein MPKAIRVYEYGGPEVMKFEDVPLAEPGPGQIRVRQAAIGVNFIDIYFRTGAYKSPHLPYTPGKEGAGTVTAVGEGVSNIKTGDRVAYGSVPDGCYAEEAVIPAAAAVPIPDGVDEKTAAAMMLKGLTAEYLLHRTYAVKPGDTILWHAAAGGVGLIACQWAKQIGATVIGTAGSPEKAELAKQNGCDHVILYREEDVAKRVREITGGKGVPVVYDGVGQATLMGSLDSLAPMGLLASFGSASGPITGLDLGLLAPRGSLYVTRPTLATFSSNRATLEEAAARLFKVVGDGAVKIAVNATYPLAEAQTVHRDLAGRETTGSIVMLP; encoded by the coding sequence ATGCCGAAGGCGATCCGGGTCTACGAGTACGGCGGCCCCGAGGTGATGAAGTTCGAGGACGTGCCCCTGGCCGAGCCGGGCCCCGGGCAGATCCGGGTCCGCCAAGCCGCCATCGGCGTCAACTTCATCGACATCTACTTCCGCACCGGCGCCTACAAGTCGCCGCACCTGCCCTACACCCCCGGCAAGGAGGGCGCCGGCACCGTCACGGCGGTGGGCGAGGGGGTCTCCAACATCAAGACCGGCGACCGGGTGGCCTACGGCTCGGTGCCGGACGGCTGCTACGCCGAGGAGGCAGTGATCCCGGCCGCGGCGGCCGTTCCGATCCCCGACGGCGTCGACGAGAAGACCGCCGCCGCCATGATGCTGAAGGGCCTGACCGCCGAGTACCTGCTGCACCGGACCTACGCGGTGAAGCCCGGCGACACGATCCTGTGGCACGCGGCCGCCGGCGGCGTCGGCCTGATCGCCTGCCAATGGGCCAAGCAGATCGGCGCCACCGTGATCGGCACCGCCGGCAGCCCCGAGAAGGCCGAACTGGCCAAGCAGAACGGCTGTGACCACGTCATCCTGTACCGCGAGGAGGATGTCGCCAAGCGGGTGCGCGAGATCACCGGCGGCAAGGGCGTGCCGGTGGTCTATGACGGCGTCGGGCAGGCGACCCTGATGGGCTCGCTCGACAGCCTCGCGCCGATGGGCCTGCTGGCGAGCTTCGGCTCGGCCTCCGGGCCGATCACCGGCCTCGACCTCGGCCTGCTCGCCCCGCGCGGCTCGCTCTACGTGACGCGGCCGACCCTGGCGACGTTCTCGTCGAACCGCGCCACCCTGGAGGAGGCGGCCGCCCGCCTGTTCAAGGTGGTCGGCGACGGCGCCGTGAAGATCGCCGTCAACGCGACCTACCCGCTCGCCGAGGCGCAGACCGTGCACCGGGACCTCGCCGGACGCGAGACCACCGGCTCGATCGTGATGCTGCCGTGA
- a CDS encoding succinate dehydrogenase assembly factor 2, with the protein MSGTTRTSADLDPRRRRLLFQSWHRGIREMDLIMGRFADAEIGTLSESELTEFEALIEVPDRDLFKWLTGEAETPSNYDTAVWRRVRAFHRHDAPIHS; encoded by the coding sequence ATGTCCGGCACCACCCGCACCAGCGCCGACCTCGACCCGCGCCGCCGCCGCCTGCTGTTCCAGTCCTGGCACCGGGGCATCCGCGAGATGGACCTGATCATGGGCCGCTTCGCCGACGCGGAGATCGGCACCCTGTCGGAGTCGGAACTCACCGAATTCGAGGCGCTGATCGAGGTGCCGGACCGCGACCTGTTCAAGTGGCTCACCGGCGAGGCCGAGACGCCGTCGAACTACGACACCGCGGTCTGGCGCCGCGTGCGGGCGTTCCACCGGCACGACGCACCTATCCACTCCTGA